From a region of the Oryza sativa Japonica Group chromosome 6, ASM3414082v1 genome:
- the LOC107281280 gene encoding uncharacterized protein, translating to MSDIAKKEFAELALDDSNYLTWALDVEIKLDSMGLDHTIVLPEVGTVESTKAEKAKALHFLRHHLHPDLKSEYMFEKDPLVLWQSLKDRFDQQGSIVLPQEQHDWITLRFQDYKSVAAYNSALHRIISQLRLCGLKITDTEMIEKTLSTFHPNNIVLQQQYRNSKYPKYFDLISVLLVAERQNEVLLKNHSARPTGSMAVPEAHANVVGNSRGRKRGHGEKKGKGKGSIIFKGKSKGKPRGKGELKKVTGESFGVKQDNCDRCGGRGHWSRNYRVPKHLVELYQKSMNEKKSQHESHFTIEPEAQIEKHDDMLIIVKDGGDVRMDDDWDNLLEKDDDIFGDLK from the coding sequence ATGTCAGACATAGCAAAGAAGGAATTCGCCGAGCTTGCCTTGGATGATAGTAACTACCTCACTTGGGCATTGGATGTTGAGATTAAACTCGACTCCATGGGTCTCGATCATACTATTGTGCTGCCCGAAGTTGGCACTGTGGAGTCTACGAAGGCCGAGAAAGCAAAGGCATTGCATTTtttgcgccaccatctccacccAGACCTGAAGTCTGAGTATATGTTTGAGAAAGATCCACTGGTATTGTGGCAATCCCTGAAGGATCGCTTTGACCAGCAAGGGTCAATTGTGCTCCCACAGGAACAACATGACTGGATCACCCTACGCTTCCAAGACTACAAGTCTGTGGCGGCATATAACTCTGCTCTACATAGGATCATTTCTCAGTTGCGTTTATGTGGCCTGAAGATCACTGACACTGAGATGATCGAGAAAACCTTATCTACCTTTCATCCCAACAACATAGTGCTGCAACAACAATACAGGAACTCAAAGTACCCGAAGTACTTTGATCTTATCTCAGTCCTGTTAGTTGCAGAAAGGCAGAATGAGGTTCTTCTAAAGAATCATTCTGCTCGACCCACTGGGTCTATGGCAGTGCCTGAAGCACACGCCAATGTTGTTGGAAACTCGCGTGGCCGTAAAAGAGGCCATGgtgagaagaaagggaaaggtAAGGGAAGTATCATATTCAAGGGCAAGAGTAAGGGTAAACCCAGAGGAAAAGGCGAACTCAAGAAGGTTACAGGTGAATCATTTGGGGTAAAGCAGGATAACTGCGATAGATGTGGAGGCAGAGGGCATTGGTCCCGTAACTACCGTGTCCCCAAGCACCTGGTTGAGCTCTACCAAAAAAGCATGAATGAGAAAAAGAGCCAACATGAGTCCCACTTCACCATTGAGCCTGAAGCTCAGATTGAAAAGCATGATGACATGCTTATCATTGTTAAGGATGGTGGGGACGTCCGTATGGACGATGATTGGGACAACCTTCTTGAAAAAGATGATGACATATTTGGAGACCTGAAGTAA
- the LOC9267530 gene encoding uncharacterized protein isoform X1, whose amino-acid sequence MGTAEMAPSSLLALLVVRVRVATASAGAVTVGGWRGPPPTATASRPPRAPRLLAPPPPLAGHKIQIKSANMKEEMRQEAFDIDRVAFEKHTMEKDIVEYIKEFDKNHGPTWHCIVGHNFGTPLSCWKLLWLQGHGYQASRTW is encoded by the exons ATGGGCACGGCGGAGAtggctccctcctccctcttggCGCTGCTGGTGGTGCGGGTGCGGGTGGCGACGGCTAGCGCGGGCGCGGTGACGGTGGGCGGGTGGAGAGGGCCTCCTCCGACGGCGACCGCAAGCCGGCCTCCGCGGGCTCCCCGcctcctagcgccgccgccgccgcttgcagGGCACAAGATCCAGATCAAGAGCGCCAACATGAAGGAGGAGATGCGCCAGGAGGCCTTCGACATCGACCGCGTC GCGTTCGAGAAGCACACCATGGAGAAGGACATCGTGGAGTACATTAAGGAGTTCGACAAGAACCACGGCCCTACCTGGCACTGCATTGTCGGCCACAACTTCGGTACTCCTCTCTCTTGCTGGAAATTGCTTTG GCTGCAGGGCCATGGATATCAGGCCTCCAGGACCTGGTGA
- the LOC9267530 gene encoding uncharacterized protein isoform X2: MGTAEMAPSSLLALLVVRVRVATASAGAVTVGGWRGPPPTATASRPPRAPRLLAPPPPLAGHKIQIKSANMKEEMRQEAFDIDRVAFEKHTMEKDIVEYIKEFDKNHGPTWHCIVGHNFGCRAMDIRPPGPGEQRDWL, encoded by the exons ATGGGCACGGCGGAGAtggctccctcctccctcttggCGCTGCTGGTGGTGCGGGTGCGGGTGGCGACGGCTAGCGCGGGCGCGGTGACGGTGGGCGGGTGGAGAGGGCCTCCTCCGACGGCGACCGCAAGCCGGCCTCCGCGGGCTCCCCGcctcctagcgccgccgccgccgcttgcagGGCACAAGATCCAGATCAAGAGCGCCAACATGAAGGAGGAGATGCGCCAGGAGGCCTTCGACATCGACCGCGTC GCGTTCGAGAAGCACACCATGGAGAAGGACATCGTGGAGTACATTAAGGAGTTCGACAAGAACCACGGCCCTACCTGGCACTGCATTGTCGGCCACAACTTCG GCTGCAGGGCCATGGATATCAGGCCTCCAGGACCTGGTGAACAAAGAGATTGGCTCTAG